A single window of Eucalyptus grandis isolate ANBG69807.140 chromosome 1, ASM1654582v1, whole genome shotgun sequence DNA harbors:
- the LOC104451328 gene encoding uncharacterized protein LOC104451328 encodes MDDFTSRFRAVETDQKLESHGYGSRDITTRMHTTQMQRHAGTDLPRPSGVTPSSSPWNEGSDARDKASSSSWSWGLSDAESKRRKRVVRYKAYGAEGKIKASIRGSLRWIKNKYSELVHGC; translated from the coding sequence ATGGATGACTTCACATCGAGGTTTAGAGCAGTCGAGACAGACCAGAAGCTCGAGAGCCATGGCTATGGTAGCAGAGACATCACCACCCGGATGCACACCACCCAGATGCAGCGGCATGCGGGGACAGATCTGCCCCGACCGAGCGGGGTCACCCCATCGAGTTCACCGTGGAACGAGGGCAGTGATGCGAGGGATAAAGCTTCGTCTTCATCATGGTCGTGGGGTCTCAGCGACGCCGAATCTAAGAGGCGAAAAAGAGTGGTTAGGTACAAGGCATATGGCGCAGAGGGGAAGATCAAGGCTTCGATAAGGGGCAGCCTTCGAtggatcaagaacaagtactcCGAGCTCGTGCATGGTTGCTAG
- the LOC104440961 gene encoding acetate/butyrate--CoA ligase AAE7, peroxisomal, whose amino-acid sequence MARDIDDLPKNAANYTALTPLWFLDRAATVHPGRRSLVHGSVTFTWRQTYQRCRRLASALSRRSIGLGNSVAVIAPNVPALFEAHFGVPMAGAVVNAVNIRLNAAAVGFLLGHSSSEVVMVDQEFFPLAEEALKIVAEKSDKNYKPPLLIVIADESCDPRTLTHALGKGAIEYEKFLETGDPEFAWQPPEDEWQSIALGYTSGTTASPKGVVLHHRGAYLMSISAPLVWGMNEGAIYLWTLPMFHCNGWCFTWGLAAFCATSICLRQVTAKAVYSAIAKYGVTHFCAAPVVLNTIVNAAPEDTILPLPHTVHVMTAGAAPPPSVLFGMSQKGFRVAHTYGLSETYGPSTICAWKPEWDSLPPEEQARLNSRQGVRYTGLEGLEVLSTQDMKPVPADGKTVGEIVMRGNVVMKGYLKNPKANEESFAGGWYHSGDLGVKHPDGYIEIKDRSKDIIISGGENISSVEVENALYTHPAILEVSVVARPDVRWGESPCAFVTLKPGVDKSDERRLAQDIMKFSREKLPAYWVPKSVVFGPLPKTATGKIQKHVLRAKAKEMGPVKTSKL is encoded by the exons atggcgaggGACATCGACGATCTGCCGAAGAACGCCGCCAACTACACGGCCCTGACGCCGCTGTGGTTCCTCGACCGGGCCGCCACGGTCCACCCGGGCCGGCGGTCGCTCGTCCACGGCTCCGTCACCTTCACCTGGCGCCAGACCTACCAGCGGTGCCGCCGCCTGGCCTCTGCCCTGTCCAGGCGATCCATCGGCCTCGGCAACTCG GTTGCAGTGATTGCGCCGAATGTCCCTGCCTTGTTTGAAGCTCATTTTGGGGTTCCGATGGCTGGAGCTGTTGTAAATGCTGTCAATATACGCCTGAATGCAGCAGCTGTTGGTTTTCTCCTCGGCCATTCATCTTCTGAAGTCGTAATGGTGGACCAAGAGTTCTTCCCCTTGGCTGAGGAAGCTCTGAAAATAGTAGCGGAGAAGAGTGATAAAAATTATAAGCCTCCACTTCTGATTGTTATAGCGGATGAAAGCTGTGACCCAAGAACACTTACGCATGCTTTAGGAAAAGGGGCAATTGAATATGAGAAGTTTTTGGAAACCGGAGATCCGGAGTTTGCTTGGCAACCACCGGAAGATGAGTGGCAGAGTATCGCTCTTGGTTATACTTCGGGTACGACTGCCAGTCCGAAGGGAGTTGTATTACACCATCGAGGAGCATATCTCATGTCTATAAGTGCTCCTCTAGTCTGGGGGATGAATGAAGGAGCCATTTACTTGTGGACTTTGCCTATGTTTCATTGTAATGGTTGGTGTTTCACCTGGGGACTGGCAGCCTTTTGTGCAACCAGCATATGCCTTAGACAG GTAACAGCTAAGGCAGTCTATTCGGCTATCGCCAAATATGGCGTGACTCACTTCTGCGCTGCGCCGGTGGTTTTGAACACAATAGTCAATGCCGCGCCTGAAGACACCATACTCCCTCTCCCTCACACAGTTCATGTAATGACCGCTGGTGCCGCCCCACCCCCTTCTGTTCTCTTTGGAATGTCCCAAAAAGGCTTCCGTGTTGCGCACACATATGGGCTCTCTGAAACGTATGGTCCTTCCACCATCTGTGCATGGAAGCCCGAGTGGGATTCGCTGCCTCCAGAAGAGCAAGCCCGCCTCAATTCACGCCAGGGCGTTCGTTACACAGGTCTGGAAGGTCTTGAAGTTTTAAGCACTCAAGACATGAAGCCCGTTCCTGCTGACGGGAAAACAGTAGGAGAGATAGTGATGCGGGGCAACGTTGTGATGAAAGGCTACCTGAAGAACCCAAAAGCCAACGAGGAGTCTTTTGCAGGGGGATGGTACCATTCTGGAGATCTTGGTGTCAAACATCCTGACGGATACATTGAAATCAAGGACAGGTCAAAGGACATCATCATCTCCGGAGGCGAAAACATAAGCAGTGTAGAGGTCGAGAATGCTCTATACACGCATCCAGCGATTTTAGAGGTATCTGTGGTTGCCAGGCCTGATGTCCGATGGGGGGAGTCTCCTTGTGCCTTTGTGACACTGAAGCCGGGAGTGGATAAATCCGATGAGCGGCGACTGGCACAGGATATAATGAAGTTCAGCCGGGAGAAACTACCGGCTTATTGGGTTCCTAAGTCAGTCGTCTTCGGGCCATTGCCAAAGACGGCTACGGGAAAGATACAGAAGCATGTGCTGAGGGCCAAGGCAAAGGAAATGGGACCTGTCAAGACCAGTAAATTATGA
- the LOC104440803 gene encoding ribosomal RNA small subunit methyltransferase NEP1, with translation MVRPFGVKRGNKKRKEKYDEHTEEGEQEQEPQLKQLKTDDVSREEEAGNQEKQSEEAEDDVVHQLEGIPLGPVQSQGSERVGVTFVLERASLEVAKVGKTYQILNSDDHTNFLKRNGRNPADYRPDIVHQALLSILDSPLNKAGKVRAVYVRTEKGVLFEVKPHVRIPRTYKRFAGIMLQLLQKLSITAAGKREKLLRVIKNPVTQYLPVNARRIGFSHSSEKLVEMQDYVAAIGDDTPLVFVVGAMAHGKIETEYTDDFLSISNYPLSAACCINIICDAVRKHLKFI, from the exons ATGGTGAGGCCTTTTGGAGTCAAACGAGGGAACAAAAAGCGGAAGGAGAAGTACGATGAGCATACTGAGGAAGGGGAACAGGAGCAAGAACCACAGCTGAAGCAACTAAAAACGGATGATGTATCGAGAGAAGAAGAGGCGGGAAATCAGGAGAAGCAATCGGAAGAAGCAGAGGATGATGTGGTTCATCAACTCGAAGGCATACCACTTGGACCGGTCCAGAGTCAAGGCTCCGAGCGTGTCGGGGTTACCTTTGTTCTCGAGAGGGCTTCATTAGAAGTCGCTAAAGTTGGAAAG ACCTATCAGATCTTGAATTCAGATGATCATACCAACTTTTTGAAGAGGAATGGTAGAAATCCAGCTGATTATAGACCCGACATCGTTCACCAG GCTCTTTTATCGATCCTAGACAGCCCACTTAATAAGGCAGGAAAGGTTCGTGCTGTCTATGTGAGGACTGAAAAGGGTGTGCTCTTTGAAGTCAAGCCTCATGTCCGTATCCCCAGGACATACAAGCGCTTCGCAGGCATAATGT TGCAATTACTGCAAAAATTGAGTATAACAGCTGCTGGCAAGCGTGAGAAACTTTTACGAGTGATCAAAAACCCTGTGACACAATATCTTCCTGTCAATGCCAGAAGAATTG GATTTTCTCACAGCTCAGAAAAGCTGGTTGAAATGCAGGACTATGTGGCTGCTATCGGTGATGATACCCCTCTAGTGTTTGTG GTTGGTGCAATGGCCCACGGGAAAATTGAAACGGAGTATACGGATGATTTTCTTTCAA TTTCCAACTATCCATTGAGTGCTGCATGTTGTATCAACATAATTTGCGATGCCGTGCGGAagcatttgaaatttatttaa